DNA sequence from the Thermotoga sp. genome:
ATGATGTGCAGATAATACTGGCCTTTGAATCTCTTGGCTTTGAACCATTCGTTTGGAGTTAAAGCAACTTTCCCCTCTCCAGATCTTGCCTTCACTTCCTTCAAATATTTCTTCTTTGTACTTCAGTAGCTGTATGGCAAGTTCGTGGATTTTAAAAAGAGATAAAATCAAAGGTCGCTCCCTGTTTTTAAATTCACGACTTTCGGCTATCTTTCTCAATTCCTCTCAGCTATATCTTTGTTCTTAGTATTGTGATCTTTCTCAAACTTTTCCATCCTGTCAGATTCACTTGAGAACCCTTCTGCGATGTTTTCAAATTGACCATTCTTAGTGCAACTCAGTTCAAGAATTTAAATCTGTAGAATCCAAGAAAGTACGGATTGATCTCCAGTGGGGCCCAGGACGGGTCATAATTCACAAGTTCCGAATATCTTACGAATCTGAGTTCGCCCTGGCTTTCACCCAGCGGTCCCGTATGATACACGAACCATCCTTCGTGTTCTGCAGTGTTCAAATTTCCCACAAAGATCATAAGGTGGTAGGGCATTTCAACATCCTGGGGGTGAAAGAAAACCGCTATATCACCTGGAAGTGCCTGAGAGACATCTTTTGTGATGTATTCCATACTGCACTCCACAAGTATCCTTGCGATAGCAAAGTTTGAAAACTCGTCCGTGCCATTATAGGGTCCGCCCTTTATCCTGAATATCTTCGTGCCAATCAGGGGAAGATCCGGGTAGTTGTACTTTTCCACGTCCGCCCAGATGGGTCCATCGTACCTGGAGAGTGAAAACCAGTTCGCCGTGTGTTTCTTCAAGGCTTCCCTCGCGCAGTATCTGACGAAACCGGAGCAATCTCTCTCGTTTTTTGGCCAAAGAGGAGGATCGTTTTTGAACGCAGACAACGCTATCCAGATGAACCAGTTTCTAAACCTCTCGCTATCTTCTCTGTCCAGTTCAAGAGAATCCGGGTATCCATCGGCATCTGTGTCTTCTTCACTGGCATTGATCTTGATCCTCCACTCTTTTTTTACCTTGAAAATCCCTCCACTTTTAAAAGATAGGGTGATGATCTCACCTGGTTTTGCACCACTGA
Encoded proteins:
- a CDS encoding DUF1175 domain-containing protein, whose amino-acid sequence is MKKYLILLIVTGILLWNIAEILRFDVKVLKDTFVLKDVQDIFVPLELSGANVSCSKDFILKKSGVLISGAKPGEIITLSFKSGGIFKVKKEWRIKINASEEDTDADGYPDSLELDREDSERFRNWFIWIALSAFKNDPPLWPKNERDCSGFVRYCAREALKKHTANWFSLSRYDGPIWADVEKYNYPDLPLIGTKIFRIKGGPYNGTDEFSNFAIARILVECSMEYITKDVSQALPGDIAVFFHPQDVEMPYHLMIFVGNLNTAEHEGWFVYHTGPLGESQGELRFVRYSELVNYDPSWAPLEINPYFLGFYRFKFLN
- a CDS encoding DUF3883 domain-containing protein; the encoded protein is MKARSGEGKVALTPNEWFKAKRFKGQYYLHIIANTATDPTLYIIQNPAGKLTP